From Toxorhynchites rutilus septentrionalis strain SRP chromosome 2, ASM2978413v1, whole genome shotgun sequence, a single genomic window includes:
- the LOC129770833 gene encoding cell surface glycoprotein 1 isoform X2, with the protein MASVGAMDVINCLALVSNQLTAAPAKDIDLEQYRRLLKEQIDSAPKSPVEGLTYAQDGVLYKDGYRVEKFDDARLDQLNAKIKDLEHKNQDKEQKLKQLNVKLEELERKSVDRELAIEELRSRTVSRAESPSIPQIVLDEEGSQKGKKFRPIHRDDEFRRTVKKKSVSSNTSEDRTDEMERLTQLEVEESKTMEDFMPLIYVREEELDPNSRRHRISPIHEQCPMHEEGDRMRSIEHSPELSLGIKMVKPWGDVKPQKDDIKGKILTSRQFSIEEEARDSESSALDDGENISEREEETNQWVQSSRNLFPEVPQLTKESLLRSSETVPSNLSSHSNSPESDHPTLKRTRKKSDLTALLLDEERKGEAYKEIVIQLEEYDSDRTKQSKSPSPYVDAFLENERQQSKASTLDQPMLPKEATISPASMRSVGSTESPVSSLTDEFVKDDARNKATADHSSSPRGQPDRNVSRDGSFSFASTDASTASLDSHVGKAPHEQLPSTPPPPPTQPGKAAMADLDAGGADRRRSREPSAEDKRSTPPKRFRTRKRLARSVTPINFDQTFMDQFADQRFSVSPSELEDYINSMEEIKIAPPKPVTPNYMLPTTPMTSGVPSLMVTDDKGIEARFHDSLSSRSFYGTSDQAHPARVYSHNVNYVEWIKKFPENMTSHLELEDYDSDDEEVEQIIKSSSLETKVDEPSRVASPVPVEQEKFPVDLPVVVTPSPEPISDLPISPEVPNAKPPETHTEFPLNQQPSYQTPSPLSIVSDLTSESAPDSSSMGLGSPLLNSLPSPTSHFTPIISPIPSLKSPTHDSHSPRPLPKLIIPSRSPSSSPYLPDMTPEEMVYDIAHLDGLIFETKSRSPTPSLQTPSVQVTPLSPEELAYDIGNLGGLILGPPSRSASPLPPTSSPTPGSSSSSLSSPWTSLQLPNDEDAQNTTNT; encoded by the exons TGGCCAGCGTGGGCGCCATGGATGTGATAAACTGTTTGGCGCTGGTGTCGAATCAGCTGACGGCTGCCCCTGCCAAGGATATCGACCTGGAGCAGTATCGGCGCTTGCTGAAGGAACAGATCGATAGTGCACCGAAGAGTCCGGTTGAGGGTCTAACGTATGCCCAGGATGGGGTGCTCTACAAGGACGGTTATCGTGTGGAGAAATTCGACGACGCGCGGTTGGATCAGTTGAATGCAAAAATAAAGGACTTGGAGCATAAGAATCAAGACAAGGAACAGAAGTTGAAACAGTTGAACGTGAAACTGGAGGAGTTGGAGAGGAAATCCGTGGATCGGGAGCTGGCGATCGAAGAGCTCCGCTCAAGGACCGTTAGTCGTGCCGAGAGTCCTTCAATTCCCCAAATTGTGCTAGACGAAGAGGGCTCTCAAAAGGGTAAAAAGTTTCGACCGATTCATCGAGACGATGAGTTTAGGCGAACAGTGAAGAAGAAATCCGTATCTTCCAACACATCCGAAGATCGCACCGACGAAATGGAAAGGTTAACACAGCTAGAGGTGGAAGAAAGTAAGACAATGGAGGACTTTATGCCGTTGATTTATGTCCGGGAAGAGGAACTAGATCCAAACTCGAGAAGGCATAGAATTAGTCCAATACACGAACAGTGTCCAATGCACGAAGAAGGAGATCGAATGCGGAGTATCGAACACTCGCCGGAGCTTTCGCTGGGTATAAAAATGGTGAAACCGTGGGGTGATGTCAAACCGCAGAAAGACGATATTAAGGGGAAGATACTCACCTCGCGACAGTTTTCGATCGAAGAGGAAGCTCGCGACAGTGAAAGCAGTGCTTTGGACGATGGGGAAAATATTTCTGAACGTGAGGAAGAAACCAACCAGTGGGTACAAAGTTCACGAAACCTGTTTCCAGAAGTACCACAACTGACGAAGGAGTCCCTGCTGAGAAGTAGCGAAACCGTTCCCTCGAATCTTAGCTCCCATTCCAACAGTCCCGAATCGGACCATCCGACTCTGAAGCGAACGCGAAAGAAGAGTGATCTGACGGCACTGCTGCTGGACGAAGAGCGAAAAGGTGAAGCTTATAAGGAAATAGTCATCCAATTGGAGGAATATGATTCCGATCGCACCAAGCAATCCAAATCTCCATCACCATACGTGGATGCATTCCTGGAGAACGAACGACAACAATCAAAGGCGTCAACCTTGGATCAGCCAATGCTTCCGAAGGAAGCTACCATCTCTCCAGCGTCGATGAGGTCCGTTGGATCTACCGAATCACCGGTATCATCGCTCACA GACGAATTTGTCAAGGATGATGCTCGCAATAAAGCCACTGCTGATCACTCTTCATCTCCGCGAGGTCAACCTGATCGAAATGTAAGTAGGGATGGTAGTTTTTCTTTTGCTTCTACCGATGCATCAACCGCTAGTCTAGACTCGCATGTTGGTAAAGCACCTCATGAACAGTTGCCATCAACACCTCCACCACCACCAACACAGCCCGGAAAAGCTGCGATGGCTGACCTTGATGCTGGTGGTGCCGATCGGAGGAGATCGCGTGAACCATCGGCGGAAGACAAGCGATCAACGCCGCCCAAGCGATTTCGTACGCGGAAACGATTGGCCCGCAGTGTTACGCCGATTAATTTCGACCAAACGTTCATGGACCAGTTCGCAGACCAACGGTTCAGCGTTTCGCCGTCGGAACTTGAGGATTACATCAACAGTATGGAAGAGATCAAAATCGCTCCTCCGAAACCTGTTACACCGAATTATATGCTACCGACGACGCCGATGACCTCCGGTGTGCCAAGTCTAATGGTGACGGATGACAAGGGGATCGAGGCACGCTTTCATGATTCACTTTCTTCAAGATCATTTTACGGCACTAGCGACCAAGCGCATCCCGCCCGTGTCTACAGTCATAACGTGAACTACGTCGAATGGATCAAAAAGTTCCCCGAGAATATGACCAGTCACTTGGAGTTAGAGGATTACGACAGCGATGATGAGGAGGTTGAACAGATCATCAAGAGCTCTAGCTTAGAGACAAAGGTAGATGAACCCTCGCGAGTAGCGAGTCCTGTACCAGTAGAGCAGGAAAAGTTCCCAGTTGACCTTCCTGTTGTCGTGACCCCATCCCCTGAACCGATAAGCGATTTACCAATCAGTCCCGAAGTACCGAACGCGAAACCTCCTGAAACGCACACGGAGTTCCCACTCAATCAACAACCTTCCTACCAAACTCCGTCTCCTCTGTCCATAGTTTCCGATCTAACATCTGAGTCCGCACCTGATTCATCCTCAATGGGCCTCGGATCGCCACTGTTGAACTCACTCCCCTCCCCGACATCTCATTTTACACCAATCATCTCTCCCATTCCCTCTTTAAAATCACCAACTCATGATTCTCACTCACCAAGACCCCTCCCCAAGCTGATCATCCCTTCCCGTTCTCCTTCCTCTTCACCGTATCTACCGGACATGACACCCGAGGAGATGGTATACGACATAGCGCACCTGGACGGTCTAATCTTCGAAACGAAGAGCCGCTCACCAACCCCATCCCTCCAGACGCCATCGGTTCAGGTCACTCCCCTCTCGCCGGAAGAACTTGCCTACGATATCGGCAATCTTGGTGGATTAATTCTGGGACCTCCAAGTCGATCCGCGTCGCCGCTCCCTCCGACGTCATCACCAACACCAGGCTCATCGTCATCGTCGTTGTCGTCACCGTGGACCTCACTACAACTACCGAACGACGAGGATGCACAGAACACAACAAACACCTAA
- the LOC129770833 gene encoding cell surface glycoprotein 1 isoform X1, which produces MGILLSILVASVGAMDVINCLALVSNQLTAAPAKDIDLEQYRRLLKEQIDSAPKSPVEGLTYAQDGVLYKDGYRVEKFDDARLDQLNAKIKDLEHKNQDKEQKLKQLNVKLEELERKSVDRELAIEELRSRTVSRAESPSIPQIVLDEEGSQKGKKFRPIHRDDEFRRTVKKKSVSSNTSEDRTDEMERLTQLEVEESKTMEDFMPLIYVREEELDPNSRRHRISPIHEQCPMHEEGDRMRSIEHSPELSLGIKMVKPWGDVKPQKDDIKGKILTSRQFSIEEEARDSESSALDDGENISEREEETNQWVQSSRNLFPEVPQLTKESLLRSSETVPSNLSSHSNSPESDHPTLKRTRKKSDLTALLLDEERKGEAYKEIVIQLEEYDSDRTKQSKSPSPYVDAFLENERQQSKASTLDQPMLPKEATISPASMRSVGSTESPVSSLTDEFVKDDARNKATADHSSSPRGQPDRNVSRDGSFSFASTDASTASLDSHVGKAPHEQLPSTPPPPPTQPGKAAMADLDAGGADRRRSREPSAEDKRSTPPKRFRTRKRLARSVTPINFDQTFMDQFADQRFSVSPSELEDYINSMEEIKIAPPKPVTPNYMLPTTPMTSGVPSLMVTDDKGIEARFHDSLSSRSFYGTSDQAHPARVYSHNVNYVEWIKKFPENMTSHLELEDYDSDDEEVEQIIKSSSLETKVDEPSRVASPVPVEQEKFPVDLPVVVTPSPEPISDLPISPEVPNAKPPETHTEFPLNQQPSYQTPSPLSIVSDLTSESAPDSSSMGLGSPLLNSLPSPTSHFTPIISPIPSLKSPTHDSHSPRPLPKLIIPSRSPSSSPYLPDMTPEEMVYDIAHLDGLIFETKSRSPTPSLQTPSVQVTPLSPEELAYDIGNLGGLILGPPSRSASPLPPTSSPTPGSSSSSLSSPWTSLQLPNDEDAQNTTNT; this is translated from the exons ATGGGCATCCTTCTGTCGATTCTAGTGGCCAGCGTGGGCGCCATGGATGTGATAAACTGTTTGGCGCTGGTGTCGAATCAGCTGACGGCTGCCCCTGCCAAGGATATCGACCTGGAGCAGTATCGGCGCTTGCTGAAGGAACAGATCGATAGTGCACCGAAGAGTCCGGTTGAGGGTCTAACGTATGCCCAGGATGGGGTGCTCTACAAGGACGGTTATCGTGTGGAGAAATTCGACGACGCGCGGTTGGATCAGTTGAATGCAAAAATAAAGGACTTGGAGCATAAGAATCAAGACAAGGAACAGAAGTTGAAACAGTTGAACGTGAAACTGGAGGAGTTGGAGAGGAAATCCGTGGATCGGGAGCTGGCGATCGAAGAGCTCCGCTCAAGGACCGTTAGTCGTGCCGAGAGTCCTTCAATTCCCCAAATTGTGCTAGACGAAGAGGGCTCTCAAAAGGGTAAAAAGTTTCGACCGATTCATCGAGACGATGAGTTTAGGCGAACAGTGAAGAAGAAATCCGTATCTTCCAACACATCCGAAGATCGCACCGACGAAATGGAAAGGTTAACACAGCTAGAGGTGGAAGAAAGTAAGACAATGGAGGACTTTATGCCGTTGATTTATGTCCGGGAAGAGGAACTAGATCCAAACTCGAGAAGGCATAGAATTAGTCCAATACACGAACAGTGTCCAATGCACGAAGAAGGAGATCGAATGCGGAGTATCGAACACTCGCCGGAGCTTTCGCTGGGTATAAAAATGGTGAAACCGTGGGGTGATGTCAAACCGCAGAAAGACGATATTAAGGGGAAGATACTCACCTCGCGACAGTTTTCGATCGAAGAGGAAGCTCGCGACAGTGAAAGCAGTGCTTTGGACGATGGGGAAAATATTTCTGAACGTGAGGAAGAAACCAACCAGTGGGTACAAAGTTCACGAAACCTGTTTCCAGAAGTACCACAACTGACGAAGGAGTCCCTGCTGAGAAGTAGCGAAACCGTTCCCTCGAATCTTAGCTCCCATTCCAACAGTCCCGAATCGGACCATCCGACTCTGAAGCGAACGCGAAAGAAGAGTGATCTGACGGCACTGCTGCTGGACGAAGAGCGAAAAGGTGAAGCTTATAAGGAAATAGTCATCCAATTGGAGGAATATGATTCCGATCGCACCAAGCAATCCAAATCTCCATCACCATACGTGGATGCATTCCTGGAGAACGAACGACAACAATCAAAGGCGTCAACCTTGGATCAGCCAATGCTTCCGAAGGAAGCTACCATCTCTCCAGCGTCGATGAGGTCCGTTGGATCTACCGAATCACCGGTATCATCGCTCACA GACGAATTTGTCAAGGATGATGCTCGCAATAAAGCCACTGCTGATCACTCTTCATCTCCGCGAGGTCAACCTGATCGAAATGTAAGTAGGGATGGTAGTTTTTCTTTTGCTTCTACCGATGCATCAACCGCTAGTCTAGACTCGCATGTTGGTAAAGCACCTCATGAACAGTTGCCATCAACACCTCCACCACCACCAACACAGCCCGGAAAAGCTGCGATGGCTGACCTTGATGCTGGTGGTGCCGATCGGAGGAGATCGCGTGAACCATCGGCGGAAGACAAGCGATCAACGCCGCCCAAGCGATTTCGTACGCGGAAACGATTGGCCCGCAGTGTTACGCCGATTAATTTCGACCAAACGTTCATGGACCAGTTCGCAGACCAACGGTTCAGCGTTTCGCCGTCGGAACTTGAGGATTACATCAACAGTATGGAAGAGATCAAAATCGCTCCTCCGAAACCTGTTACACCGAATTATATGCTACCGACGACGCCGATGACCTCCGGTGTGCCAAGTCTAATGGTGACGGATGACAAGGGGATCGAGGCACGCTTTCATGATTCACTTTCTTCAAGATCATTTTACGGCACTAGCGACCAAGCGCATCCCGCCCGTGTCTACAGTCATAACGTGAACTACGTCGAATGGATCAAAAAGTTCCCCGAGAATATGACCAGTCACTTGGAGTTAGAGGATTACGACAGCGATGATGAGGAGGTTGAACAGATCATCAAGAGCTCTAGCTTAGAGACAAAGGTAGATGAACCCTCGCGAGTAGCGAGTCCTGTACCAGTAGAGCAGGAAAAGTTCCCAGTTGACCTTCCTGTTGTCGTGACCCCATCCCCTGAACCGATAAGCGATTTACCAATCAGTCCCGAAGTACCGAACGCGAAACCTCCTGAAACGCACACGGAGTTCCCACTCAATCAACAACCTTCCTACCAAACTCCGTCTCCTCTGTCCATAGTTTCCGATCTAACATCTGAGTCCGCACCTGATTCATCCTCAATGGGCCTCGGATCGCCACTGTTGAACTCACTCCCCTCCCCGACATCTCATTTTACACCAATCATCTCTCCCATTCCCTCTTTAAAATCACCAACTCATGATTCTCACTCACCAAGACCCCTCCCCAAGCTGATCATCCCTTCCCGTTCTCCTTCCTCTTCACCGTATCTACCGGACATGACACCCGAGGAGATGGTATACGACATAGCGCACCTGGACGGTCTAATCTTCGAAACGAAGAGCCGCTCACCAACCCCATCCCTCCAGACGCCATCGGTTCAGGTCACTCCCCTCTCGCCGGAAGAACTTGCCTACGATATCGGCAATCTTGGTGGATTAATTCTGGGACCTCCAAGTCGATCCGCGTCGCCGCTCCCTCCGACGTCATCACCAACACCAGGCTCATCGTCATCGTCGTTGTCGTCACCGTGGACCTCACTACAACTACCGAACGACGAGGATGCACAGAACACAACAAACACCTAA